Proteins encoded within one genomic window of Chlorobaculum sp. MV4-Y:
- a CDS encoding TonB-dependent receptor translates to MKKQQAKKDSGMKRLALSVTFLASSLAPLTTYGADGVLRGRVTDKADGEGVVGAAVSIAGTNIATATDIDGNFVLRNVPASKQQKVTVTSIGYAPTTQVITLGDGQTATLNFTLGQTTIMASEVVVGAALYKQDRLDVPVTANVVTKEQIKEKPNPTLDEVVQDVPGVVVSRAGGTSTSTLQIRGSNTYNGGGIGTRVNAFYDGFPINNPESGEIVWQSVNMNAADKVEVLKGAAATLYGSGAMGGVVNVTGHMPETMEIKAGSSIGFYDKTPSSDESEYRKGFTPVFWNTYAGFGNKSGKWTYDFLYSHSDDDGYRQNAWNYMNDVKFKARYDIDSRQYIQLSSFYNATVGGYAYQWAYNNNVAFNPMTTPPFTITQSPIPNRSYDVFVTFSGVTSFDPDGPLNPSPSITLYNPLYDVYQDDLINRKNGLIGLNYVNMLSDKLSLDTRLYYTYNATRIEYNRTDADQIYPTGGGYLTSLLYGAPVSAYDNPALPSIKIPGQFNETDDNRYGAGVKLDWRANDAHRLLFGVDGNIVDTRTTQVAVEYPVKGEFHDIQEKNFAAFLQDEWKMTDRLTALMSLRYDWSGINKDEVQLKDLSWIPLNNKSVDALSPRVALNYRVADDMALRASWGRSFRAPSLFERFVHEAGFLTVEPNPDLDKETMTAWEAGIFKQFSDKVSFDIAGFINNYDNLIESRPTAVPLTYMYGNITKARIWGIETNLNYRPNTDWNLSVGYTYMNAKNRSFDASKATATELNNPDPEWLPYRPEHTASASVTWKATKKLTLNVNGRYVGKYKAVTFYTNPEGENYPGDFVVFNAGLKYQFNKNISATLACNNINNTQYEEAEWFRAPNRSFVAGIDLTY, encoded by the coding sequence ATGAAAAAGCAGCAGGCAAAAAAGGATTCTGGCATGAAAAGGCTCGCGCTTTCGGTGACTTTTCTTGCTTCGTCGCTGGCTCCACTGACAACCTATGGCGCTGATGGTGTTCTGAGAGGACGCGTCACGGACAAGGCAGACGGTGAAGGCGTCGTCGGTGCCGCGGTATCGATCGCCGGCACCAACATCGCAACCGCCACGGACATTGACGGAAACTTTGTGCTCCGGAACGTTCCGGCATCGAAACAGCAGAAAGTCACCGTAACCAGCATCGGTTACGCCCCCACCACCCAGGTCATCACCCTCGGCGACGGCCAGACCGCCACGCTGAACTTCACCCTCGGCCAAACCACCATCATGGCTTCTGAAGTGGTTGTTGGCGCCGCTCTTTACAAACAGGACAGACTCGATGTGCCGGTTACCGCTAACGTAGTCACCAAAGAGCAGATCAAGGAAAAACCAAACCCGACGCTCGATGAGGTCGTTCAAGATGTTCCCGGTGTTGTCGTGAGTCGCGCCGGCGGAACATCAACCTCGACACTGCAGATCCGTGGCTCAAACACATATAATGGTGGCGGTATCGGGACAAGGGTCAATGCGTTCTATGACGGTTTCCCGATTAACAATCCTGAAAGCGGCGAAATCGTCTGGCAGTCGGTCAACATGAACGCCGCCGACAAGGTCGAGGTGCTCAAGGGCGCAGCAGCCACGCTCTACGGCTCCGGCGCGATGGGCGGTGTGGTGAACGTCACGGGTCACATGCCCGAAACCATGGAGATCAAAGCGGGAAGCAGCATCGGATTTTACGACAAGACGCCGTCGAGTGATGAGAGCGAATATCGTAAAGGCTTCACACCGGTATTCTGGAATACCTACGCTGGATTCGGAAACAAGAGCGGCAAATGGACTTACGATTTTCTTTATTCGCACAGTGACGACGACGGCTACCGTCAGAACGCATGGAACTACATGAACGACGTCAAGTTCAAGGCACGGTACGACATCGATTCAAGGCAATACATCCAACTCAGTTCGTTCTACAATGCGACAGTCGGCGGTTATGCCTATCAGTGGGCCTATAACAACAATGTCGCGTTTAATCCAATGACCACCCCTCCTTTCACCATTACACAATCGCCCATTCCCAACAGATCATATGATGTCTTTGTAACATTTTCCGGTGTCACATCTTTTGACCCTGATGGGCCTTTGAATCCTAGCCCGTCTATCACGCTCTATAACCCATTGTATGACGTATATCAAGATGATCTTATCAATCGCAAAAACGGATTGATTGGCCTGAACTATGTCAATATGCTCAGCGATAAACTCTCGCTTGATACGCGCCTGTATTACACGTATAACGCCACTCGTATTGAGTACAACCGGACAGATGCCGACCAGATTTATCCTACAGGAGGGGGTTATCTTACATCACTACTATATGGCGCACCTGTTTCCGCTTATGACAATCCGGCTCTCCCTAGCATCAAAATTCCCGGTCAGTTCAATGAAACAGATGACAACAGGTATGGCGCGGGGGTCAAACTTGACTGGCGCGCAAACGATGCCCATCGATTGCTTTTCGGTGTTGATGGCAACATCGTCGACACCCGGACAACACAGGTGGCTGTCGAGTATCCGGTAAAAGGAGAATTCCACGACATCCAGGAAAAGAACTTCGCTGCGTTCCTCCAGGACGAGTGGAAAATGACTGATAGGCTCACTGCCTTGATGTCTCTTCGTTATGACTGGAGCGGCATCAACAAGGATGAAGTCCAGTTGAAAGATCTCTCTTGGATCCCACTCAACAATAAAAGTGTTGATGCCTTGAGCCCCAGGGTGGCCCTCAACTACAGGGTGGCTGATGACATGGCTCTTCGCGCGTCATGGGGCCGTAGCTTCCGTGCACCGTCGTTATTTGAGCGTTTTGTTCATGAGGCAGGCTTCCTGACTGTTGAACCAAATCCAGACCTTGACAAGGAAACCATGACAGCATGGGAGGCTGGTATTTTCAAGCAGTTCAGCGATAAAGTCTCATTTGACATCGCCGGGTTTATCAACAACTATGATAACCTTATCGAGTCGCGACCTACCGCTGTCCCATTAACCTACATGTATGGCAACATAACCAAAGCTCGCATCTGGGGTATTGAGACAAACCTGAACTACAGACCAAACACAGACTGGAACCTGAGCGTGGGCTATACCTACATGAATGCAAAAAACCGTTCGTTCGATGCATCAAAGGCCACCGCTACAGAACTGAACAACCCGGATCCGGAATGGCTGCCCTATCGGCCTGAGCATACCGCATCGGCCAGCGTGACATGGAAAGCCACAAAAAAGCTGACACTGAACGTCAATGGGCGTTATGTTGGTAAGTACAAAGCTGTTACCTTTTATACAAACCCCGAGGGCGAAAACTATCCCGGCGATTTCGTGGTGTTCAATGCTGGCCTGAAATATCAGTTCAACAAGAACATCAGCGCCACACTGGCCTGCAACAACATTAACAACACGCAGTACGAAGAGGCCGAGTGGTTCCGCGCGCCGAACCGCAGCTTCGTTGCTGGCATCGACCTGACGTACTGA
- the bchH gene encoding magnesium chelatase subunit H: MGDKIRIAAVVGMEQCNQRVWREVKELVGQHAELTQWTDQDLEHQNPEAGKAIREADCIFTTLIQFKNQADWLQEQINDSKVKTIFAYESMPEVMHMTKVGNYVVSEDGSGMPDIVKKVAKMLVKGRDEDALYGYMKLLKIMRTMLPLIPKKAKDFKNWMQVYTYWMHPTAENLASMFNYIMAEYFDVNVKAEKVQEVPTMGFYHPDAPEYMKDLNHYEKWLHKKNRDAKSRNNIAMLFFRKHLLQEKEYIDNTIRAIEAKDLNPLPVFVMGVEGHVAAREWFTHTKIDMLINMMGFGFVGGPAGATTPGASAAAREEILGKLNAPYVVSQPLFIQDINSWKTQGVVPLQSAMTYALPEMDGAVCPVVLGAIKDGRLHTVPDRLERLATLAKKFSELRHTANRDKKVAFVVYDYPPGMGRKASAALLDVPKSIYKMLQRLQSEGYNVGELPESPEALLAMLDKATDYEIQAHEPDCFAIDRATFNAITTDRERERIEARWGGFPGEIAPVGVDKMFLGGLTLGNVFIGVQPRLGIQGDPMRLLFDKENTPHHQYIAFYRWISREFGAHALVHVGMHGTVEWMPGLQLGVTGDCWPDALLGEVPHFYIYPVNNPSEANIAKRRGYATMISHNIPPLSRAGLYKELPTFKDMLNDYRERGLEKIVDVETEMAILEKAENLNLTDDCPRLEGEPFSDYISRLYIYLLELETKLISNALHVFGETPEMATQVTTISEYLKVRGNERSLPSVIMQAIGESETWGDYATLATKARKGDPKALKVREKVDDITREFIEQTIFGNSNAANVFSVLTGGAKANEEMAAAINSALQEGAALKQGLQDNSHEMQSLVRALNGEYLPSGPGGDLVRDGASVLPTGRNIHAIDPWRIPSELAFKRGKQIADTIIQKHRDENNGEYPETIAQVLWGLDTIKSKGEAVAVIISLMGAEPAYDAQNKISHYRLIPLEKLGRPRIDVLIQISSIFRDTFGVLVDHLDRLVKDAAKAIEPAEMNHIKKHVDEALAQGKDFESATSRLFTQAPGTYGSQIDELVEDSAWESEEDLDNMFVKRTGFAYGGNRYGDEQSDILKNLLGTVDRVVQQVDSAEYGISDIDRYFSSSGALQLSARRRNPKGDNVKLNYVETYTADIKVDDAEKALKVEFRTKLLNPKWFEGMLAQGHSGATEISNRFTYMLGWDAVTKGVDDWVYKEAAETYAFDPAMRDKLMKLNPKAFKNIVGRMLEASGRGMWSADPDTIEKLQEIYSDLEDRLEGIEV; the protein is encoded by the coding sequence ATGGGCGACAAAATCCGAATTGCCGCGGTTGTCGGAATGGAACAATGCAACCAGCGCGTATGGCGGGAAGTGAAAGAGTTGGTTGGCCAGCACGCCGAGCTGACCCAGTGGACCGATCAGGATCTCGAACACCAGAACCCGGAGGCAGGCAAGGCGATCCGCGAAGCCGACTGCATCTTCACCACCCTGATACAGTTCAAGAATCAGGCAGACTGGCTTCAGGAGCAGATCAACGACTCGAAGGTCAAGACGATCTTCGCCTACGAGTCGATGCCCGAAGTAATGCATATGACCAAGGTCGGAAATTACGTTGTTTCCGAAGACGGCAGCGGAATGCCCGACATCGTCAAAAAGGTCGCCAAAATGCTCGTCAAAGGCCGCGATGAAGACGCCCTCTACGGCTATATGAAGCTTCTGAAGATCATGCGCACCATGCTGCCGCTGATTCCGAAGAAGGCCAAGGACTTCAAGAACTGGATGCAGGTTTACACCTACTGGATGCATCCGACCGCTGAAAACCTGGCATCGATGTTCAATTACATCATGGCAGAATACTTCGATGTGAACGTAAAAGCTGAAAAAGTTCAGGAGGTTCCGACGATGGGATTCTACCATCCCGATGCGCCGGAGTACATGAAAGACCTGAACCACTACGAAAAGTGGCTGCATAAAAAGAATCGCGACGCCAAGTCCCGCAACAATATCGCGATGCTCTTCTTCCGCAAACACCTCTTGCAGGAGAAGGAGTACATCGACAACACCATCCGCGCCATCGAAGCCAAGGACCTCAACCCCCTGCCGGTGTTCGTGATGGGCGTCGAGGGCCACGTCGCTGCCCGCGAGTGGTTCACCCACACCAAGATTGACATGCTCATCAACATGATGGGCTTCGGCTTTGTCGGCGGACCTGCCGGCGCAACCACGCCGGGCGCTTCTGCTGCCGCGCGCGAGGAGATTCTCGGCAAGCTCAACGCGCCGTACGTCGTCTCCCAGCCGCTCTTCATCCAAGACATCAACTCGTGGAAAACGCAGGGTGTCGTGCCGTTGCAGTCGGCCATGACCTATGCCCTTCCGGAGATGGACGGCGCGGTCTGCCCCGTTGTGCTTGGCGCGATCAAGGATGGCCGCCTGCACACCGTGCCCGACCGCCTCGAACGCCTCGCCACGCTCGCCAAGAAATTCTCCGAGTTGCGCCACACCGCGAACCGCGACAAGAAGGTGGCGTTCGTGGTCTACGACTATCCACCCGGCATGGGTCGTAAAGCCAGCGCCGCGCTGCTTGACGTGCCGAAGAGCATCTACAAGATGTTGCAGCGCCTCCAGAGCGAGGGCTACAATGTCGGCGAACTGCCTGAGTCCCCGGAAGCGCTGCTCGCCATGCTCGACAAAGCGACCGATTACGAAATTCAGGCGCACGAACCGGATTGCTTCGCCATCGACCGTGCGACCTTCAACGCCATCACCACCGACCGCGAGCGCGAACGCATCGAGGCCCGTTGGGGCGGCTTCCCCGGCGAGATTGCCCCGGTCGGCGTTGACAAGATGTTCCTCGGCGGCCTCACGCTCGGCAACGTCTTTATCGGCGTCCAGCCGCGCCTTGGCATCCAGGGCGACCCGATGCGCCTGCTCTTCGACAAGGAGAACACGCCGCACCACCAGTACATCGCCTTCTACCGCTGGATCAGCCGCGAATTCGGCGCGCACGCCCTCGTGCATGTCGGAATGCACGGCACAGTCGAGTGGATGCCCGGCCTTCAGCTCGGCGTCACCGGTGACTGCTGGCCAGACGCGTTGCTCGGCGAAGTGCCGCACTTCTACATCTACCCGGTCAACAACCCGAGCGAGGCAAACATCGCCAAGCGCCGCGGCTACGCGACCATGATTTCGCACAACATTCCCCCGCTCTCCCGCGCCGGTCTCTACAAAGAGCTGCCGACCTTCAAGGATATGCTCAACGACTACCGCGAGCGCGGCCTCGAAAAAATCGTCGATGTCGAAACCGAGATGGCCATCCTCGAAAAGGCCGAAAACCTCAACCTGACCGACGACTGCCCGAGACTCGAAGGCGAACCGTTCAGCGACTACATCAGCCGCCTGTACATCTATCTGCTCGAACTCGAAACCAAGCTCATCTCGAACGCGCTGCACGTGTTCGGCGAAACTCCGGAGATGGCCACCCAGGTCACCACGATCTCCGAGTACCTGAAGGTTCGCGGCAACGAACGCTCGCTGCCATCGGTCATCATGCAGGCAATTGGCGAAAGCGAAACCTGGGGCGACTATGCCACACTGGCCACCAAAGCCCGCAAAGGCGATCCGAAAGCACTCAAGGTAAGAGAGAAGGTTGACGACATCACCAGAGAGTTCATTGAGCAGACCATCTTCGGCAATTCGAATGCCGCAAACGTCTTCAGCGTGCTCACAGGCGGCGCGAAGGCCAACGAAGAGATGGCCGCCGCCATCAACTCCGCCCTTCAGGAAGGTGCTGCTCTCAAGCAAGGGCTTCAAGATAACAGCCACGAAATGCAGAGCCTGGTGCGCGCCCTGAACGGCGAGTACCTGCCTTCAGGCCCCGGCGGCGACCTGGTGCGCGACGGTGCGTCCGTCTTGCCGACCGGCCGCAACATCCACGCCATCGACCCATGGAGAATCCCGTCGGAGCTGGCCTTCAAGCGCGGCAAGCAGATCGCCGACACGATCATCCAGAAGCATCGCGACGAGAACAACGGCGAGTATCCCGAAACCATCGCGCAGGTGCTCTGGGGTTTAGACACCATCAAGAGCAAGGGCGAAGCCGTGGCGGTCATCATCTCGCTCATGGGCGCGGAACCGGCCTATGACGCGCAGAACAAGATCAGCCACTACCGCCTCATTCCGCTCGAAAAGCTCGGACGCCCGAGAATCGACGTCCTGATCCAGATCAGCTCGATCTTCCGCGACACCTTCGGCGTGCTGGTCGATCACCTCGACAGGCTGGTCAAGGACGCCGCCAAGGCGATCGAACCCGCCGAGATGAACCACATCAAGAAGCATGTCGATGAGGCCCTCGCCCAAGGCAAGGACTTTGAAAGCGCCACCTCGCGCCTCTTCACCCAGGCTCCCGGCACCTACGGATCGCAGATCGACGAGCTGGTCGAGGACTCCGCTTGGGAGTCCGAGGAGGATCTCGACAACATGTTCGTCAAGCGCACCGGCTTTGCCTACGGCGGCAACCGCTACGGCGACGAACAGTCAGACATTCTCAAGAATCTGCTCGGCACCGTCGATCGCGTCGTGCAGCAGGTGGACTCGGCGGAGTACGGCATTTCCGACATTGACCGCTACTTCTCCTCATCGGGCGCGCTTCAGCTTTCGGCTCGCCGCCGCAACCCGAAAGGCGACAACGTCAAGCTGAACTATGTCGAGACCTACACGGCCGACATCAAGGTTGATGACGCTGAAAAAGCGCTCAAAGTGGAGTTCCGCACCAAGCTGCTCAACCCGAAATGGTTCGAGGGCATGCTGGCGCAGGGCCACAGCGGCGCGACCGAAATCAGCAACCGCTTCACCTACATGCTCGGCTGGGACGCCGTCACCAAGGGCGTTGACGACTGGGTGTACAAGGAGGCCGCCGAAACCTACGCCTTCGATCCGGCCATGCGCGACAAGCTGATGAAGCTCAACCCGAAAGCCTTCAAGAACATCGTCGGCAGAATGCTCGAAGCGAGCGGCCGCGGCATGTGGTCAGCCGATCCCGACACCATCGAGAAGCTTCAGGAGATCTACTCCGATCTGGAAGACCGTCTCGAAGGCATTGAGGTTTGA